ATTTGACACCAATGGCTGCTGCTGGCGTGCAAGGTAGGGAACGTCGACCACTATACCAGATACACTATCTCCTACTACAACCGTGTCCCCTTTTGAGGCAGCTTTCTTCTTGATATACCCTAAACCAAAATGCTCATTTCCCCCTTTTGCAGCCGTATAACTTGTTAGCTTTCCTACCTGCAAAGAATCGTTTAACGTTTTGTGATAGCAAAAATGACATTAGGCCGGATCAGGATAGTTAAAGTGATGAGCACGGGATTTGAACTTGTTGCAAGGATCTAAGGGCCCCAACCTCTAGGCTCTTAGTGATGGTTAGTTATTAAAGTAGTCATACAATTTATCTGAATTCCGCAGTAATTATAACTAGATATTCTTCCATTTTCTCGATGGTTATTCACATCTTTCTTTCTATGTTCTCTACATTGTCAATGCAGAGAAATCTAACGAAACGATACGACATTCTCGATCAATTTCTTctcaaaataattaatatttacataaatcaaGCAGGTGTCATTTGGAAAATGGTTTTCACCGAATTCCATTCATTATggttaaaatttaaatttaaaatttggcAACTTGTACCTTCTTTCCATCAACTGTAATCGGACTGCCTGGTTCCACTGGGGATGCAAGTTGAATGCCCCACAACTTCTGTTTAATTCCATCATATGTGATTAATCTAGCGATGGTTTCTTGTCCTTTGTAACACCCTGAGAACGattcttattattatttctaaCTACTACAAAACTAAAATAAATACTCTGTAGTATGTGAGATTGACAGAGAGATACCTTTATCCAAAGACACTGCATTCCAAAGACTGGCCTCCAGAACGTTAAACTCGTCGGTAAGCTCACTACCAGGTGCTGGCCTTCCTGTGTATATCATAAGTTGAAATCAAATGAGAGGTTAACAACTACTCTATTAGtcattcacaaaaaaaaaaaaaaaaagattatttgttttattaaataagtTCATGTGACAATAAGCCCTCATAAAGAAAAAAAAACACGGCAGAAGTTCATGACAACAGAACACTTGAAACTTGTATGCTATAAACATACGAACCAATCTGAATTTTTAAATATAAAGCTAATAAGTATGATCTAAAGTAGATTCTCAAAAGAATATCTTCTCATTAGAAAGCTAATAAGGTAACTTATAGGCTCTTTTAtagaagtattttttttttattttttttttttttaattttgattttttTATATTCACTGATGGAATAATAGCTAAGATGACTAGAGTGTAGTAAGAGTTGATGAACCTTGTAGAACTCTATATGTTTCAAATGCATTAGAACCCATTGGGGTTGCACCATTACTCATAAGAGCTTTCCAGATCATTCCTGCAGCTGCTGGTGACATTAAAAGTGAGAAACCTTCTTCAGACACGATACTTCCCACTGCCACCGTTACTGGATTACCACCAACCTGCATATAAACTATTCAGATATTGCCTTGATTGAAAAACAAGAACACACACATAACATAGTAAAACTGTTAGTTTGAATAACCTTGCTAATATTTTACTAAACATATAGTCCAAAATTTGTATTTTGTTGTTAGTTAAGTGATTATTGTAACAAGTGGCACAAAGAAAGGACTCACATTATAATGCTTATGTGAGCCATAAGGCTGTCCAATAAGATCGCCAAGATTTAAATCCACCATCACCTGTTAAAATGCCAAATATGAGAAAAATAGAGAATACAATTGAGCTTCATTAGGGCGCTTAAGTTAAACATGAAAGCTATACTTGATTGCTTTTTGGTCCCAAAAGTGCAAACAGGCATGTCTTGCCACTAATGTCTTCAACTTCTACCATGTCAGCAAAAAATATGTACCTACACTCCCAATATATGTGAATCATTAGATGCcggatataaatattaatatgtgtTTACTCATATAATATCTTTTTGGACAAGTTAGCAAAATTCAACATTCAACATCAATATTATGAAACCTATAATATTATAATAACACTatatacaataaataaataaataaataaataaatattaaatattaatataattatacataaTAAACCAATTTAAGATGGTTATTGATATAAAGTGATGTTGTTACTCATTATCCCTACACTTATTGAGACTTTATGATGTTAGCATCAAAAAAATTTTGCACTAACTTTACAAAATTTAAGTCATAAGTTCATAACTAGTAACTTGTTTGTATGTCGCTGAAAGTAAGATCATGCCCCCGGTACTAATTATCTAATTTACAAGCTGAAATCTGAAACAAAATACGGATTAATAAATACAAAAGAGTAGTAACATACTTCCTGAGCATTTCAATGATACTTCCACTTGTTGATGGTGATACAACTAGTGTTATAGCAGTTTTCTGAAAAATTAGTAACGCTTTTTAGACATAAAATCTTTTGAAGTGATTAATATATATAGTGAGGAATAATATTACCATGATCCATGCATGCGCTATATCAATCGTTCGAGCAGTTGGAGTTACAAAGACAGTGTCACATCCCTAACAGAATTCATTTCTTTACATTATCACATGAACTTCAAAAGAAGTTACCACCACATTTAGTTCAATAAGTCGATAGCACATCTAAATTATAACCTCAAAAACTTACCCTTCCTTCAGAAAGTGCTTCAAAGTTTGCGGTACTTTGATTGTGAAGAAATTGAATACGATCTTCTCCACTGACTTCAAACCAATTAAAAGGGTTCAAAAGAAAGAACATTTAGTAGATTACTACAAATTTCAGAACGAAAtgagtttatatgttatatgttattCAGCAACTAATGTTCCAGAACCAATCTTAAAAACAGTGCCACGTGGTTATGTGGTACATATAGAAATTACAAATAAAGAAATCAGAAAGGTTACCTCTTATTCTACCAAAACTTGAAAGATCAACAACCTGAAATAATGAGACAAGTAACATtactcagaaaaaaaataaaatttagaaCGTAGCACTACTCAGCTAAACCATTTACATGACTCTGGCGAAACATAGATTCATCACCCTTGCCCCTTGGGGAAATAATCAGACTAACATACATGTATAAAGTTCCTTAGAAGTTTGAAGAAGAAAGATGAGAACAGATAACAAACGAAGAATTCAGAGTCAAATTAAGTAAAATTCTGAATATTTCACGATGCCAATTTTGTATGCAGTTTTGGAAATGGATACCCACAAACGCGCGACATATAACACAAAATACTTGTCATCAAATTAGATAACACATTAATACAGTCCCGTTTGAGTCGGTACAGATGCTGGGTTACAAATGCAGTTCATTCATATTTCCATTTAGCATGCCCCATGATCTCACCATGCATCATACATGCACGTTCCATGATCCCACGTTTCCAACTTTCATGTTTGCATTAGTTTAGTTAATTGTTGATTgcgataagaatgaaaaaaaattggTTTGATCCAAAGTCTTATCTTCTCTATATTTCTTAGAAGACTAGCCATCTCGAACTGGCTTCTAACACAAATTCTTCAGCAAACGAAGACTAAGCTTATGGGTGTTCATCAGGACACTAAACAGATACTAACCGCTTAAAAACGAGTCTGGTTCCCAACTGACCCGCTCTTTTGAAATTGGTTCACTTTGGTTCAGTTTCAATTCACTTCTTCATTTTATCTGTCCAAACCAATTTCTACACACCCCTATGAGTTACTTAGGTGTGTTCATTAATAAGCAGACAAAATTTCCAACTAGACACAAAACAATAACATGAAAAGCGTATAAAGCACCTTTTAGTACCCACCACGGTGCCATTGTTAACTGCATCTAATGCCTCGTCATCATTATTGAATGTTTCAATAACCCAATCTTCTGAAACCTTTGCCCCTGTAGTAACCATGTCATCCTACAAAGACCACTAGAAAATTAAACAGAGTGATACACAACATTTTGTACTACTATTACTCCAATAGCCAtaactttttttttcttcatatatgCATATTCAATCAGTTGAGCTATATATACACGTTTATTGAACacgtttattgataataataataataataataataattagtactacTTGAAAAATGTTCAAATTCGTAGAAAATAGTCAACCTTTAGCAAAAAGAAGGTTAGCCTTTGTATACGAATGTATTTTTTTGCATAATGGTCAAATTCACATAAATATAACTCAAACTTAACAAAAAAGATCCAGTTTCTCAGAAAAACGTTTAATTTCGCAATGAATATTCAGGATTTAGCATAAGCAAAGGGTAAATTCGTATAAATAACCAAAAAGTAGACATATTAAGAAATTGTCAAATTCacagaaaaaaaaatatccaaCAGCTTTCAATTTCGCAAAAAAAAATATTCAACATTTAATAAAAAAAAGCGTAAATTCTTTTAAAAGGTCAAATTAGTACAGTAAGATGTTTCTCCAGATTATGCTAAACAAAATTCACATAGAAACGCGTGAAATTTCACAGAAAGTGGTACAATTCTTCAAAAAATAATACACAAATTAAATGTTTCTCAGAATGATTTGTAAAGTTCTGTGCTATATTCCTACAAATTTAGAGTGTTATTTTGTTGAAATGTGTTAATCTAAGCAAGTTTCCCTTAAAAGGGAATAGGATAAATTGAAATTTCATATATCCTCATCAATCAATCACTTAATTAACTACTGATAAACAGACTATCAcaacataatataaaataattgATGATTACGTGAAAGTCGTGGTCAATGGGCGGAGGTGAGAGATCGAACGGTATTGCTGCTGCGACCGGCTTTCTGCCAAGGGTGCAAACCGCCGTATTGCCGTAGCCGAATAGTGAGAGCTGAAAGGAGCGCGTAAAGCTGACGCTCCGGCGACATAGTGTGGATTTTGTGGCGGTTGAAATCGCGCAGCTAACTGAAGAGGAGGAGGAGGATAACACCAAGGCTACCATTTTTTTTTCTACACCTGCCAGCTGCGATACATCCATTTTATATATTTAGTCGCACCGATTTTTAATTAGCACctagatttttaatgtattttattgcgtttaataaattattttgtggctaaagaTGGTGTCGTTGATTtttaatgttattttaaattaacaatataggtgcatctccgcgtttcgctatggaattatcgacttttaaaaatttaacgcaaaatcaacgtgtatgaaaaatacctcaaatatttagcgttttttaaaaagcgtccgttttgtgtatagctagtgacattgtgttcctaaaattatttcgagtttaacgatagtgtcgaaaaaatttaactcgttgcgagcgagaagatatgacccgttgaatatttgggtggagtttatttaatattttttttatgaaaatagttatttgacaatttaccccctgtttggggggtcgatttgaatttttcaaaaaagcgTGGGAccctttgttggtaaaatgaaatttagtaaaaaaaaaaggtgaaaagtcgaaaatgtcCCTAGtaatattcataacttttgtctattagttaatatgtaaattccatttatttattttacagtataaaagttaactaacgggagatgatcctcacacaccacttttattcatgtacatttaattatctattttacccttaattatacttacTTTAACTTTTTAAGGGTATAACTGTGATATTCGGAGACAAAAGTGTGCATGGATTAAAAAGTGGTATGTGAGAATCATCTTCCCaaactaaaaaattaaaaatataccAATTGGTAGAAACTGATTATTTTTCTACGGAGGAATTCTAAATTACAATTTATCGATAGAAAATAATtgatatattatttagttattacgcCATTTGATTCACTTAATACTGTAATTCATAATAAATATATGAAGTACATTTGACTTGAATTGTCATGAAAACTCATTGCGTTGATGTTTATAAGATAGGCGGATTATTTGTTTGTTTCATAAAGATACTTGTCACTTTAGTATTACGATGCCTATTGGTAGCAAGTGTTTATATCTCTAAAGTTTTTTGGGCTTTGTTGTTTTAAATTTATCTAATCTAATCTAATGATAATAAATACAAGAAACTCAGTGTATTTATCAGCGACACACGTCAACCTAATAACGGCTCTAGTTATTGAATCGACAGCAAGCGTCAATTATTGACGATTGAagtgactcttagagcctaaattaaatttcagacaTGATTTAaagcccatgaaaatttgattttaccattttcatgacgtctcaattttattttttattttttattttacttttttttttaaaaattttcctacttattggccgaaaGTCCAGTCTGCAGCAATCGCGCTATAAGGATGCAGCTGGCCGATACCAATATTGAAATGACTAAGGACCTCCATGAAGAAAGAAGTGGGAGGATAGCGCACATTCCCTTCTACCATTACTTGTCGATAAACGGTAACCTTACCGTCAATAACGTCATTCGCGTGCTGGTCAGGCAAGGGCGCTATAGGATTCAAATCGGCCAAAGGTGGATACCAATCCACAAACAGCGCGATTTTGCGCTCTGTCATAATAGACCTAATAACCCCACAGTTTGGAGGCTCAGAAGTAGACGAAGAAGACGCCATCTGTTAACAAGTAATTCAATAGATCGTAAGAAAAAGAAACTAAGCGCGCGCTAACCTGAAAAAGCTAAAGAAGCAAAGTCGAAGTAACAAGCCGGTAAGATTCGCGCAGTATTAGGGAGCACAGCTGAAGTAAAAACTAAAATAGATGATTATGAGGTATTTATAGGGGAGTAAAAACACGGAAGAGGCCTCAAGAGAAGATTGAAAAAGGGCGGTTAAAAAATGGAAGGCAGAGATGGAGTCATGTGTCGCAAGATGGAAAGGAAATGGTACGAGGTAACTAAAGGCGGCTAAAACGGCGGAATGACAACTGTAGCAACTGACAAAACGTCGCTTCGGTttttctgcatttaatgcagcaggacgaaatattttttaaataaatataaaaatagaagAAGGTGAAGGCGCACAGTAAAGAATAGCTGGATAGTTACGAGTTGAATTCAAAGCCATGCGCCGTACTTGCGCACACCATTGAATGATAGTTACGAGTTGAGTTCAACGTCGTGCGCCGTACTTGCGCACACCATTGAGTGGCAGTTACGAGTTGAGTTCAACGCCATGCGCTGTACCTACGCATACCATTGAacttgggggacttaatgatacgcatacccgatcagtTCGTGTAAGCGCATCAAACAGCACCGCCACGAGGATTTACAATGGCGCGCTAAGGCACGGAGCGCTATATTTGCAACCATGCGCCAGTCCCACTGGCGCGCATCGGCAGCGTCCATATGTCGGGCGATGTTGTAGCTTgcagaggacacctggcagacaagaatcagagccgacaagaacactttttacttttgtcggatcagctcgcctgaagacgtactatttgcaggccacgatccttttaaccttattatgtggcgatagaagacaagaaaggtatcctataaatacaagacttcgtCCACAGAACAACGGATCTTGGaatttcacttttacacacacaaacATTCTAAGAACAGCAGCACATAACGCGAGTATACACGCGCTACCGGACTCATAGCATTACACTAGACATTCTTGATGTACATGTAACGTTCCACGAACAAAAACCCTATCACCTAGCGTGAGCCATCGATAGtctacccgccgatggtgggtctacgtttaaccacccctgttgagatcctcatctcgcgaggggttattcacggtactccggaccggagagttaaactcaattgacccttaaatcccctcttaatgatgtcaagcatggaccgaacccgacccgatcattctatgcttgatcatttggcgccatccgtgtgacactcaagttaaaagattttgatttgatcttttttctGTTTGTCCACTAACAACTCGCTTGTTTCCCTTTGATATACAATAACAGATATTGAGATGGCCAGCAAGCAGGAAGTACCAAAGCCCGGGCAAGCGCGAGCTACCTCACCTATAGGACCTAAGCCAGCCGCCAAGGGATCAGCATGAACTTCTGATAACGCGCCACCAAGAGGCACCCAGATGCCTCCCCCTGGCGCATTCGCGTCGTCCTTCAAGACTCCGGAAGCAATTAGGCCGATACCATGGGCCTCGAACACCACAAGTATGGGATTCGTACCCATCTACCCAACAACTGAATCTGCGCGCAATAGTCCTAGCCACACTAGCAGTCCTGCTGGTTCACAGGGCGCGCAGCCTTCACCTTCGCCTCGAAGAGATACCTCCCCAAATACCCCAGGATCTAGCGCTACTACTTTTGCGCATGGAACTTTGTCTGCAGGGAGAGGTGTATCCACAGAGTCACCGGCTCGAACACGCGAGCAACGCGCCCAGAGCCAAGCAAATCTGATATACGCTTTGATGAACGCCACGCCAGATGATATGGCATGAGTTTTGTGATgatccggaaaatttcgacttattttgaaccaaatctttatatgatttaatattttcgtcatgataagaaatgaattataacaagttttaaaacttttgtaaataagttttatataacggttgaccaccttgtttgtctaacgattcacgaacgttataacttgtgataattatataattttgtgtgtgtgtgtatatatatatatatatatatatacggaaacatgcgaataatatttatatactaaatgataaaactttactattgaatgatgcaatttcaaattaattttttttacgtatatgatcgttttatttttatgatgtaaattttttaatttataagaagaaacgcaattaaatcaaagatgtacaagctgtaaagcacaacgtacaacaatgtaacttaaatagttgaatcgaaattaattcatttactattcatatgaatagtaaatgaaacgaaattaattaatttactattcacatgaaagtgacatgatagaaattattaattataagttacataatatacccctaaagtatttgagaaatacgactttttaaatatttacgattcaaatttgattcaaaattattattatattattatattttatttcattattattatattattataataaaattaatattatattatatatctttgttcagtcaaaaactaggaaaacacatattacgcttacAAACTTTATAAAAGAACCTTTTaccaactaattttataaagcttaagaccaaaacagatatatatgtattcaaatataaaaagtagaATTTTTACTCAtaattttacccgtcaattattagcaacaagagtacgaaataccggtccgtgaaaactgtcggcagatattattgaattctaattcacacgttttattttttatattattatattattttaatattattatattattactttattatattattatattatattattatactatacatacatacatacatatattactccataagatcttatcattattattattttattattattattattattattattattattattattattattattaagattattattaagattattattattattattaatcttatataattatttatattagttatgtatacacaaaatactacgacgaagttctgctcaaatgatttcaaatcgagttttcaaataagtcaaagctaagaaaattatgggttatagctatggaggttatgggtaatgttcgtgggtattgttcgcaagtcaaacctagtgtttatcatctctgttgcgtctacgtactttcctgcaatattgaatcacaatattgatacgtgagcattcatatcttatcttttatatattaatagtgtatccatgtctagtgctcgagtatatatgtttatgtatgcttgtatgctttaattttgtcgttagatagtttatgattaatcacgaatttgatacatatgctactgatataaagtatatgatatgcatgtcgttggaaagctatcgaaaaattaataacttttcatttagaaatcgcgtgatttcgatgaacggattaaaagatatggtcaactgaattatgtttgacgttaattgaaattgtgtttgaaactgtaaattaatatttaaacaacttgtttatgagattgataaattggatttttatatattactaatcgagtaaatgaatttctatataaggcacgtctcgttttgttgaacaattatcaaagttgactgtcttatcatgttttaaaactttataaacactataatctgattttacaagtattggaaaattatgtgaaataataaaatattattgattgccatgataattcaaatataatatagctcctgaaataaataatattttgagtttgataaactataaattcgttcaattatcaagacttatactatgttaatataataaacatgtatagatttaaataaagatcatattgggtcaggttgacttttgagatgacttttgttaacttttgcatgtcggtctcgagcattagaattgtgatacactatgacctgacctagcttattagacatgtcttgaccaacatatgttctctaggttgagatctacggttattttgcatttcgagtttcggtcacatttcggtgaatgaccttatgtgctgctaaggtgagtttcatatgctccctttttaattgcttttgcaatctatattttttgggctgagaatacatgcactttattttaaacacaatcgacacaagtacatacttaattctacactgagtttgaaccgaaaatcccttagctttggtaactagtaactgccggttataagaactggtgggcgcgagtagttatatatggatccatagggcttgacatccccgtctgttccaggtatagaaaccctagcctgaactataaaacagacgtatgctatttgaggttagtacaccttggtttacgtgtattgtacatgttagttgcatgtatgttaaaacaggggtacttattatatagacgttaaagtttagttaccagggttctcaatcttgtagaatattttgataaacgtttctggatgaaacaactgaaatcttgtgatccacctttatatacagattatg
This genomic window from Rutidosis leptorrhynchoides isolate AG116_Rl617_1_P2 chromosome 2, CSIRO_AGI_Rlap_v1, whole genome shotgun sequence contains:
- the LOC139894322 gene encoding putative transferase At1g60990, chloroplastic, with translation MVALVLSSSSSSVSCAISTATKSTLCRRSVSFTRSFQLSLFGYGNTAVCTLGRKPVAAAIPFDLSPPPIDHDFHDDMVTTGAKVSEDWVIETFNNDDEALDAVNNGTVVVDLSSFGRIRVSGEDRIQFLHNQSTANFEALSEGRGCDTVFVTPTARTIDIAHAWIMKTAITLVVSPSTSGSIIEMLRKYIFFADMVEVEDISGKTCLFALLGPKSNQVMVDLNLGDLIGQPYGSHKHYNVGGNPVTVAVGSIVSEEGFSLLMSPAAAGMIWKALMSNGATPMGSNAFETYRVLQGRPAPGSELTDEFNVLEASLWNAVSLDKGCYKGQETIARLITYDGIKQKLWGIQLASPVEPGSPITVDGKKVGKLTSYTAAKGGNEHFGLGYIKKKAASKGDTVVVGDSVSGIVVDVPYLARQQQPLVSNLKS